From Micromonospora sp. NBC_01699, a single genomic window includes:
- a CDS encoding NAD-glutamate dehydrogenase, whose protein sequence is MDRRPAISFPESDLRQVDTGRDDNFDPAHDDGHGPGQDSGVTGASVDTLYDLGLPPDALTDDVEDADLDEPVPNAERLVAQAVALAGDDHDAATLVDRFWRFAPDEELIGFTAAEMLAAAQAHRDLAQQRVPGELKLRIHEPAPEQQHTVIEIVTDDMPFLVDSVTALLTAQHLDLHMLVHPLVVVRREPLGRLAEVAADVEPDDAIDGDVVESWMRIEIDPVRDAAVRDRLRSELQRVLTDVREAVEDWPKMRQRALALADELSAARTSQSRPPVPEKDITDSVELLRWLAHEHFTFLGYREYRLVDTDGTDTDGAEQALEAVLGTGLGILRQDSTAPRVLASMTPEAHDKVLEKRLLIITKANSRATVHRSAYLDYIGFKIFNDAGEVVGERRFLGLFSTSAYRTSVRELPVVRRKVAEVLDRSGLSPRSHSGKDLLQILETYPRDELFQIKTDDLYHAVIGVLRMAGRRQLRLFLRRDGYGRFISCLIYLPRDRFTTQNRLRMQEILLRELNGVGVDYTTRVTESMLARVHFIVRTDPSNPPGGVDADLLAERLADATRLWDDDYRLVLERKLGDEQAKHLFSRYSDAFPEGYKDDHTPYEAMKDLAKLELLEEPGQLAMHMFRKQRSPRPGSAAVPSDEEMEVRFKVYRYGEPMVLSAVLPVLHSLGVSVVDEHPYEVDRVDGRIYLYDFGLRLQDGARDLAEVRPHVENAFSATWRGEAEVDGFNELVLRGGLTWRQVVVLRAYAKYLRQAGTVFSQEYMESTFIAYPEIAGLLVQLFEVRFSPTSQLDTAQREVQSKQLVTSIGEALDEVTSLDQDRILRSYLTLIQATLRTSFYQRATDGRPKAYVAFKLDPQAIPELPAPRPKYEIFVYSPRFEGVHLRFGPVARGGLRWSDRREDFRTEVLGLVKAQMVKNAVIVPVGAKGGFVLKQKPGDRDEAVICYKEFISALLDVTDNLVGGQIVPPREVVRHDVDDPYLVVAADKGTATFSDIANEISVSHGFWLADAFASGGSAGYDHKKMGITARGAWESVKRHFRDMGIDTQTQDFTVTGVGDMSGDVFGNGMLLSEHIKLVAAFDHRHIILDPDPDPAVSFAERRRLFDLPRSSWEDYDTSLISEGGGIFPRTSKTIPVTPQVRAVLALDEGIDSISPQDLMKAILGAPVDLFWNGGIGTYVKGAAESNSQVGDKSNDAIRIDGKALRAKVVGEGGNLGFTQLGRIEYALAGGRMYTDFIDNAAGVDTSDHEVNIKILLGAAVADGELTMPERDELLAEMTDEIAEHVLRDNYDQARAIGNAQAQAASLLPVHRRMISDLEKSGALNRELEALPPDEELAVRTENGLTAPEFAVLLAYVKIVLEREILADGLPDEPWTTEVLEGYFPTPLRERFASRMADHRLHRDIVTTVLVNEAINRGGISFVYRVVEETAASAADVIRAYVVVRDVFRLRDIWAAVEDLDNKVPTEVQTGVYLDTRRLLDRAVRWLVTNRRSPIDVPAEIDRLRDGVSRLLPELDQLFCGSERQALDAHVDLLMSRGIERELAEQVTRLMYSFGLLDVVETAATNGRDVGEVASVYFVLSDRFRVDALLSKISLLPREDRWQTLARMALRYDLYAALAALTAEVLHSTADSVPADQRVREWEESNATSITRTQKAMGEFDESRSDLAALSVLLRQIRTLVRTSAASK, encoded by the coding sequence ATGGACCGGCGTCCGGCGATTAGTTTTCCGGAGTCCGATCTCCGGCAGGTCGATACCGGCCGGGACGACAACTTCGATCCGGCACATGACGACGGCCATGGCCCCGGCCAGGACAGCGGGGTCACGGGTGCCAGCGTGGACACCCTGTACGACCTGGGTCTGCCACCGGACGCGTTGACCGACGACGTCGAGGACGCCGATCTCGACGAACCGGTACCGAACGCCGAGCGGCTCGTCGCCCAGGCGGTGGCGCTCGCCGGGGACGATCATGACGCGGCCACCCTGGTCGACCGGTTCTGGCGGTTCGCGCCGGACGAGGAGTTGATCGGGTTCACCGCAGCGGAGATGCTGGCCGCCGCACAGGCGCACCGGGATCTGGCGCAGCAGCGGGTGCCGGGTGAGCTGAAGCTGCGGATCCACGAGCCGGCCCCGGAGCAGCAGCACACGGTGATCGAGATCGTCACCGACGACATGCCGTTCCTGGTCGACTCGGTGACCGCCCTGCTCACCGCGCAGCACCTCGACCTGCACATGCTGGTCCACCCGCTGGTCGTCGTACGCCGGGAGCCGCTCGGTCGGCTCGCCGAGGTTGCCGCGGACGTGGAGCCGGACGACGCGATCGACGGCGACGTGGTCGAGAGCTGGATGCGGATCGAGATCGACCCGGTTCGGGACGCCGCCGTCAGGGACAGGCTCCGCAGTGAGTTGCAGCGGGTGCTGACCGACGTGCGCGAGGCGGTGGAGGACTGGCCGAAGATGCGTCAGCGGGCGCTCGCGCTCGCCGACGAGCTGTCCGCCGCCCGTACGTCGCAGTCCCGGCCGCCGGTGCCGGAGAAGGACATCACCGACTCGGTGGAGCTGCTGCGCTGGCTGGCGCACGAGCACTTCACCTTCCTCGGTTACCGGGAGTACCGGCTGGTCGACACGGACGGGACCGACACCGACGGGGCCGAGCAGGCACTGGAGGCGGTGCTCGGCACCGGTCTGGGCATCCTGCGGCAGGACTCGACCGCGCCCCGGGTGCTCGCCTCGATGACGCCGGAGGCCCACGATAAGGTGCTGGAGAAGCGCCTGTTGATCATTACGAAGGCGAACTCGCGGGCGACCGTGCACCGGTCCGCCTACCTCGACTACATCGGCTTCAAGATCTTCAACGACGCGGGTGAGGTGGTCGGCGAACGCCGCTTCCTCGGCCTCTTCTCCACCTCGGCGTACCGGACCAGCGTCCGGGAGCTGCCGGTGGTCCGACGCAAGGTCGCCGAGGTGCTGGACCGCTCCGGGCTCAGCCCGCGCAGCCACTCCGGCAAGGACCTGCTCCAGATCCTGGAGACGTACCCGCGCGACGAGCTGTTCCAGATCAAGACCGACGACCTCTACCACGCGGTGATCGGCGTACTGCGGATGGCGGGGCGCCGGCAACTGCGGCTCTTCCTGCGCCGGGACGGCTACGGCCGGTTCATCTCCTGCCTGATCTACCTGCCCCGGGACCGGTTCACCACGCAGAACCGGCTGCGGATGCAGGAGATCCTGCTGCGCGAGCTGAACGGCGTCGGGGTCGACTACACCACCCGGGTCACCGAGTCGATGCTCGCCCGGGTGCACTTCATCGTCCGTACCGATCCGTCGAACCCGCCCGGCGGGGTGGACGCGGACCTGCTCGCCGAGCGGCTCGCCGACGCCACCCGACTCTGGGACGACGACTACCGCCTCGTCCTCGAACGCAAGCTCGGCGACGAGCAGGCCAAGCACCTGTTCAGCCGGTACTCCGACGCCTTCCCCGAGGGCTACAAGGACGACCACACGCCGTACGAGGCAATGAAGGACCTGGCCAAACTGGAGCTGCTGGAGGAGCCCGGCCAACTGGCCATGCACATGTTCCGCAAGCAGCGCTCGCCCCGGCCGGGCAGTGCCGCCGTCCCCTCCGACGAGGAGATGGAGGTCAGGTTCAAGGTCTACCGGTACGGCGAGCCGATGGTGCTCTCCGCCGTCCTGCCCGTCCTGCACTCGCTCGGGGTGAGCGTCGTCGACGAGCACCCGTACGAGGTCGACCGGGTCGACGGCCGGATCTACCTGTACGACTTCGGCCTGCGCCTCCAGGACGGGGCCCGGGACCTGGCCGAGGTACGCCCGCACGTGGAGAACGCGTTCTCCGCCACCTGGCGCGGCGAGGCCGAGGTGGACGGCTTCAACGAACTGGTGCTGCGCGGCGGCCTCACCTGGCGGCAGGTGGTGGTGCTGCGGGCGTACGCGAAGTACCTGCGCCAGGCCGGCACCGTCTTCTCCCAGGAGTACATGGAGTCGACGTTCATCGCGTACCCGGAGATCGCCGGCCTGCTGGTGCAGCTCTTCGAGGTCCGGTTCTCGCCCACGTCGCAGCTTGACACCGCCCAGCGGGAGGTGCAGAGCAAGCAGCTGGTGACCAGCATCGGCGAGGCGCTGGACGAGGTGACCAGCCTCGACCAGGATCGGATCCTGCGCTCGTACCTGACGCTGATCCAGGCGACCCTGCGGACCAGTTTCTACCAGCGGGCCACCGACGGTCGGCCGAAGGCGTACGTGGCGTTCAAGCTGGACCCGCAGGCGATCCCGGAGCTGCCGGCGCCCCGCCCGAAGTACGAGATCTTCGTCTACTCACCCCGGTTCGAGGGAGTCCACCTGCGGTTCGGGCCGGTGGCCCGGGGCGGGTTGCGCTGGTCCGACCGGCGCGAGGACTTCCGTACCGAGGTGCTGGGCCTGGTCAAGGCACAGATGGTGAAGAACGCGGTGATCGTGCCGGTCGGCGCCAAGGGCGGCTTCGTGCTGAAGCAGAAGCCGGGCGACCGGGACGAGGCGGTCATCTGCTACAAGGAGTTCATCTCCGCCCTGCTCGACGTGACCGACAACCTGGTCGGCGGTCAGATAGTGCCGCCGCGCGAGGTGGTCCGGCACGACGTCGACGACCCGTACCTGGTGGTCGCGGCGGACAAGGGGACGGCGACCTTCTCCGACATCGCCAACGAGATCTCGGTGTCGCACGGCTTCTGGCTGGCCGACGCGTTCGCCTCCGGCGGCTCGGCCGGCTACGACCACAAGAAGATGGGCATCACCGCCCGTGGTGCCTGGGAGTCGGTCAAGCGGCACTTCCGCGACATGGGCATCGACACCCAGACCCAGGACTTCACCGTCACCGGCGTCGGTGACATGTCCGGTGACGTGTTCGGTAACGGGATGCTGCTCTCCGAGCACATCAAGCTGGTGGCCGCGTTCGACCACCGGCACATCATCCTGGACCCGGACCCGGATCCGGCGGTTTCGTTCGCCGAACGGCGGCGGCTGTTCGACCTGCCGCGTTCGTCGTGGGAGGACTACGACACCAGCCTGATCTCCGAAGGCGGCGGCATCTTCCCGCGTACGTCGAAGACCATCCCGGTCACGCCGCAGGTGCGCGCGGTGCTCGCCCTCGACGAGGGAATCGACAGCATCTCCCCGCAGGACCTGATGAAGGCGATCCTCGGCGCACCGGTCGACCTGTTCTGGAACGGCGGCATCGGCACCTACGTCAAGGGCGCCGCCGAGTCGAACAGCCAGGTCGGGGACAAGTCGAACGACGCGATCCGGATCGACGGCAAGGCCCTGCGGGCCAAGGTCGTCGGCGAGGGCGGCAACCTCGGCTTCACCCAGCTCGGCCGGATCGAGTACGCCCTGGCCGGCGGCCGGATGTACACCGACTTCATCGACAACGCGGCCGGGGTGGACACCTCCGACCACGAGGTCAACATCAAGATCCTGCTCGGTGCCGCGGTCGCCGACGGCGAGCTGACCATGCCCGAGCGCGACGAGCTGCTCGCCGAGATGACCGACGAGATCGCCGAGCACGTGCTCCGGGACAACTACGACCAGGCCCGCGCCATCGGCAACGCCCAGGCCCAGGCCGCGTCGCTGCTGCCGGTGCACCGCCGCATGATCAGCGACCTGGAGAAGTCCGGTGCGCTCAACCGCGAACTTGAGGCGCTGCCGCCGGACGAGGAACTGGCCGTACGCACCGAGAACGGCCTGACCGCGCCCGAGTTCGCGGTGCTGCTCGCGTACGTCAAGATCGTGCTGGAGCGGGAGATCCTGGCCGACGGCCTACCGGACGAGCCGTGGACCACCGAGGTGCTGGAGGGATACTTCCCGACCCCGCTGCGCGAGCGGTTCGCCAGCCGGATGGCCGACCACCGGCTGCACCGGGACATCGTCACCACCGTGCTGGTCAACGAGGCCATCAACCGTGGCGGCATCTCGTTCGTCTACCGGGTGGTGGAGGAGACCGCCGCCTCCGCCGCCGACGTGATCCGGGCCTACGTCGTGGTCCGCGACGTGTTCCGGCTGCGGGACATCTGGGCCGCCGTCGAGGACCTCGACAACAAGGTCCCGACCGAGGTGCAGACCGGCGTCTACCTGGACACCCGGCGACTGCTCGACCGGGCCGTACGCTGGCTGGTCACCAACCGGCGCTCGCCGATCGACGTACCCGCCGAGATCGACCGGCTGCGTGACGGCGTCTCCCGGCTGCTGCCGGAACTCGACCAGCTCTTCTGCGGCTCCGAACGGCAGGCGCTGGACGCGCACGTCGACCTGCTGATGTCGCGCGGCATCGAGCGCGAGCTGGCCGAGCAGGTCACCCGGCTGATGTACAGCTTCGGCCTGCTGGACGTGGTGGAGACCGCCGCCACCAACGGGCGGGACGTCGGTGAGGTGGCCTCGGTCTACTTCGTCCTCTCCGACCGGTTCCGGGTGGACGCCCTGCTGTCGAAGATCTCGCTGCTGCCACGGGAGGACCGCTGGCAGACCCTGGCTCGGATGGCGCTCCGCTACGACCTGTACGCGGCGCTCGCCGCACTCACCGCCGAGGTGCTCCACTCGACCGCCGACTCGGTTCCGGCAGACCAACGCGTACGCGAGTGGGAGGAGTCGAACGCGACCTCGATCACCCGTACCCAGAAGGCGATGGGCGAGTTCGACGAGTCCCGCTCAGACCTGGCCGCCCTCTCCGTCCTTCTGCGCCAAATCCGCACCCTAGTCCGCACCTCCGCCGCCAGCAAGTAA